The region GGGGCGTACATCCACGCTGCCGGTAAGTTTGCACGATATGTGTTACCACACCGAAGCCGTGGCGCGCGGTACGAAAAATGCCATGATTGTGAGTGATTTGCCTTTTGGTGCGTATCAGCAAAGCAAAGAGCAAGCCTTTGCTGCTGCGGCGGAATTGATGGCCGCCGGTGCGCACATGGTAAAACTGGAAGGCGGCGTATGGATGGCGGAAACCACTGAATTTCTGCAAATGCGCGGTATTCCCGTGTGTGCGCATATCGGTTTGACACCGCAATCGGTGTTTGCATTCGGCGGCTATAAAGTCCAAGGGCGCGGCGATAAGGCGCGGGCTTTGTTGAACGATGCCAAAGCACATGATGAAGCAGGTGCGGCAATTGTGCTGATGGAATGCGTGCCGGCGCAATTGGCCAAACAAGTGACCGAAGGCGTGGCTTGCCCAACCATCGGGATTGGCGCAGGCGTGGATTGCGACGGTCAGGTTTTGGTGATGCACGATATGCTGGGCGTGTTTCCGGGAAAAACGGCCAAGTTTGTGAAGAACTTTATGCAGGGCAAAGACAGCGTGCAAGCGGCTGTAAAAGCCTATGTCGATGAAGTGAAAGCGCAAACCTTCCCCGCACCCGAACATACCTTTGCTGATTAATCAGTAAATAAAAAATAAACATGCCGTCCGAAAACCTATTATTTCAGACGGTATGTTCGTTTTTATCGTCTGGATTTGGTTATCGTCGGGGCTAAGCGTATAATTAGGCCGTTATTTTCAGACGGCCTTGCCGTCTCTAAGGATTATTCGAATTATGCAAATCATTCATACCATTAAAGAATTGCGCGAATGGCGCAAACAGGCCGGCAAAGTGGCGTTTGTGCCGACCATGGGCAATCTGCACGAAGGTCATCTGGCTTTGGTGCGCGAAGCGAAAAAACGAGCCGATAATGTGGTGGTCAGTATTTTTGTGAACCGTCTTCAGTTTGGTCAGGGCGAAGATTTTGATAAATACCCGCGCACTTTGCAGCAAGATGCCGATAAATTGGCCAATGAAGGCGTGGCAGTGGTGTTCGCGCCGGATGAAAAAGAGCTGTATCCCAATGTCGAGCAGCGTTACAACGTCGAGCCTCCGCATCTGCAAAACGAATTATGCGGCAAATTCCGCCCCGGTCATTTCCGCGGTGTGGCAACGGTGGTGGGCAAATTATTTAATATTGTCGAAGCAGATGTGGCTTGTTTCGGTAAGAAAGATTATCAGCAATGGGCGATTATTAAAGGTTTTGTCGAAGACTTAAACTTTAATATTGAAATTGTGCCGGTCAACACAGGCCGTGCTGCCGACGGCTTGGCTTTATCGAGCCGCAATCAATATTTAAGCGAAACCGAGCGTACCGAAGCGCCGCGTTTATACCGTGAATTACAAGCCGCTGCGGCGCAATTGCAGGCCGGTAATGTTGCATATACGCAAATCGAGCAAACGGCAATAGAAAACTTAAATCAAGCCGGTTGGGCGGTGGATTATGTTGAAATCCGCCAAGCGGAAAGCCTGGAAGTAGCGCGTGTGGGTGACAAACATTTAGTGGTATTGGCAGCGGCCCGATTGGGCAGCACACGTTTGATTGATAATTTAGAAGTTTCATTAGATTTGTAAATATATTTATAGTTATAATAAAGGCCGTTTGAATATGTTTAGGCGGTCTTTTTTATGGCCAATGGAAACTTTTATTTATTTTAGGTTATAATATTGGCATAAAAGCAGTTTTATTATCTCTGAGCATCATAAAAATAAGCGAAACGTACTCACGATAGAATAAAAAAGGAGACGCTATGGGAATGCTGGCAACTTTATTGATTCTTGTCTTATTGGCCGGCGTGGTCATTATCTGCCAGCAGAAATTAACCGCCGGAAAACAAGACTATCAAGAATCCTTCATGGCCTTAAAAATCGCCTTATCGTGCCGCCATCAGGCTGCCAAACATGTTTTGGACGCATCCCAACTTTATCTGCTCAATGCCGCCGATTTAAACGAAAATCTAACCAAAGCCTGCCGGGAAGCCGAGCAGGTATTGTCACAAGCAGCACGATCGGTGTCGGACGAATCATTAAGCACACTAAGCAAAGCCGAGAATAAACTCACCACTTTACTGCGCCGTTTGCAAAATCATTTACGCGACGAATTGAAGCACCGCGAAGATGCCCGCTTGAGCAACCAACTTGAAATGCTGGAAGCGGCAGAAAGCGATGTCTTGCATTCGCGCCGTGCCTATAACCGTTCGGCAGAGCGTTACAATCACTTATTACGCAAATTGCCGATGTCGGTGTGTGCTTATGTGTTGGGACACAAAAACTGCGTCGGTTTGATCAAATTTGAAGACAACAATGCCGCGCAGATGAGCAAGCATTTAATGGTTTAAAAGTTTCTGTACAGGGCCGTCTGAAACAAAATATCGGAATATTTTGTTTCAGACGGCCTTTGTTATATGTTTTAGTTATAAATGATAGCAGAAAGCATTCTTTGTATTTGCAGGCAGTATCCATTAAAATAAGCGCTTTAAAGATACACACAGGAATCAAGCGATGTTGAAAAAATTCTTATTGGGCAGCATGACTGCTTTGGTATTGGCCGCTTGCGGCGGCAGCGAAGGCGGCTCTACTGCTTCAGGTGCGGTATCCGCGGCCAAGACTTCGGGGTCTTTGATTGAACGTATCAATAATAAAGGTACCATCACTGTCGGTACCGAAGGCACTTACGCGCCGTTCACCTATCACGACAAATCCGGCAAACTGACCGGCTACGATGTTGAAGTGACCCGCGCCGTGGCTGAAAAATTGGGCGTAACGGTTGAATTTAAAGAAACTCAATGGGATGCCATGATGGCCGGCTTGAAAGCAGGCCGTTTTGACGTGGTGGCCAACCAAGTTGCCTTGACCAGCCCCGAACGCCAAGCGACTTTCGACAAATCCGAGCCGTACAGTTGGAGCGGCCCGGTTTTGGTGGCGCGCAACGACAGCGCCATCAAGTCAGTTGAAGAAATTGCCGGTAAAAAAGCCGCTCAATCTTTAACCAGCAACTATGGCGAACGCGCCACTGCGGCCAAAGCCGAAATCGTACCGGTTGACGGTTTGGCGCAATCTTTGATGTTGATTGAGCAAAAACGTGCTGAAGTGACACTGAATGATGAATTGGCGGTATTGGATTATCTGCAAAAAAATCCGAATGCCGGTGTGAAAATCGTATGGGCTGCTCCTGCTGATGAAAAAATAGGTGCCGGTTTGATTGTCAACAAAGGCAATGATGAAGCCGTAGCCAAATTCAGCGAAGCAATGAAAGAATTGCAGGCAGACGGTACTTTGAAAAAACTGGGCGAACAATTCTTCGGAAAAGACATCAGTGTTAAATAATTTACTGGCTTCGCTGCCGTTTATGACCGAGACACGCGCTGATTTGGTAATCAGCGCGTTTTGGCCCATGGTCAAGGCCGGATTTCTGGTATCCATGCCGCTGGCGATTGCTTCGTTTATCATCGGTATGGTGATTGCCATCATCGTGGCGGTGATTCGTGTGATGCCGTCTGAAAGCTGGCTGCACAAAGTTTTATTGGCTGTGGTGAAATTTTATGTTTCCGCTATTCGCGGCACGCCGATGCTGATTCAACTGGCGGTGGTGTTTTACGGTTTACCGGCGGTAGGGATTTACATTGATCCGATTCCGGCGGCAATTATCGGCTTTTCGCTGAATGTCGGCGCGTATGCTTCCGAGACCATCCGTGCGGCGATTTTGTCGGTGCACAAAGGCCAATGGGAAGCCGGTTTTTCCATCGGTATGACCTATATGCAGACGTTCCGCCGCATTATTGCGCCACAGGCTTTCCGCGTATCCGTGCCGCCTTTGAGCAATGAATTCATCAGCTTATTCAAAAGCACATCGTTGGCTTCGTTTGTAACGGTAACGGAATTGTTCCGCACCGCATCCGAAGCGGCTAACCGCGCCTATGATTTTTTACCGGTATATATCGAAGCGGGCTTGGTGTATTGGTGCTTCTGCTGGGTATTATTCCTGATTCAAGCGAAAATTGAAAAACGCTTCGACCGCCATGTGGCTAAGTAAGGGAAAAAGATGATTAAAATCCGTAACATCCACAAAACATTCGGCGACAACACCATTTTGCGCGGTATTGATTTGGATGTGAACAAAGGCCAAGTAGTGGTGATTTTGGGGCCTTCGGGTTCGGGTAAAACCACATTTTTACGCTGCTTGAACGCTTTGGAAATGCCCGAGCAAGGGCAAATCGAATTCGACAATGCCGCACCTTTAAAAATTGATTTTGCCCGGAAGCCGAGCAAAGCCGAAATTTTGGCCTTACGCCGTAAATCGGGCATGGTGTTTCAGCAATACAATCTTTTCCCGCACAAAACCGCTTTGGAAAATGTGATGGAAGGGCCGGTATCGGTGCAGGGCAAAGCCAAGAACGAAGCGCATGCCGCTGCTTTGGCCTTGCTGGAAAAAGTAGGCTTGGGCGATAAGGTGGATTTGTATCCGTATCAATTGTCGGGCGGCCAGCAGCAGCGTGTCGGCATTGCCCGCGCCTTGGCAATTCAGCCGGAATTGATGCTGTTTGACGAACCGACTTCCGCACTCGACCCGGAATTGGTACAAGATGTGTTGAACACCATGAAAGAGTTGGCGCAGGAAGGCTGGACGATGGTGGTCGTGACCCACGAAATCAAGTTTGCCATGGAAGTGGCCGATATTGTGGTGGTGATGGACGGCGGCGTGATTGTCGAACAGGGCGCGCCGGAAGTGTTGTTTGACAATCCGCAACACGAACGCACCCGCCGCTTCTTGCAGCAAATCCGTGCGCCGCATTGATGATTTTTGTCGGGCCGTCTGAAACTGATATTCAGACGGCCTTTATGAATTTCAATCAAACGAATGCATGAATTTTTCATATCTTTTTGACTTCAGGTCATTAATGAATTCATTTATACTTGCCGACAGATAAACTTAATCTAAGGAAACCTACCATGAGCAAAACCTTACCTTTGCGTGCCGATACTGTCGGCAGCTACCTGCGTACTGAAAACCTGAAAAAAGCCCGCGCCGAATTTGCAGAGGGCAAAATCAGCCGCGAAGAGTTGACTCGCGTGGAAGACCAAGAAATCGCCAAATTGGTGCAAGACCAATTGGATGCGGGCATTCAAGTGATTACCGACGGCGAATTCCGCCGCTCATGGTGGCATATCGACTTTTTGGAAAACCTCAATGGCATTGAAGGCTTTGTGCCGGAGCAGGCTTATGCGTTCAAAGACACCGAAGTGCGCAAGTACAATACGCGCTGCAACGGCAAATTGTCTTGGAACGAAAACCATCCGTTTATCGCCCATTACAAAGCCTTGGCCGAAATCGTCGGCGACCGCGGCATTGTGAAATACACCATTCCAAGCCCGAACCAATTGATGTATCCGTTTATCTGGGATACCGGCGTGTATGAAAGCAAAGCCGCATTCTGCGAAGACGTACGCCAAACTTATAAAGACGCAATCAAAGCGTTTTACGATGCCGGCTGCCGTTATCTGCAAATCGATGACGTGTATTGGGGCACCTTGTGTAACAATTTCAGCAACCCTGAATTTGATTTTGAAGCCAGCAAACAATTTGCCTTGGAAAACATCCAAGCAATTTTGGCCGGCAAACCGGCCGATATGACCATCACCACCCATGTTTGCCGTGGTAACTACAAATCGTCTTATTTGTTGACCGGTGCTTACGATCCGGTAGCGCCCGAATTGTTCGGCCAAACCGCTTACGACGGCTATTTCTTGGAATACGACAACGAGCGTTCGGGCGGTTTTGAGCCGTTGAAATACTTCAACGACAATCCGCACAAAGGCCGCATTGTGTTGGGTTTGGTGACTTCCAAATTCCCTGAATTGGAAAGCAAAGAAGCAATCAAAGCACGCATCGCCGAAGCTGCGAAAATCGTGCCGCTCGAGCAATTGGCCTTGTCCCCGCAATGCGGTTTTGCTTCAACCGAAGAGGGCAACATCATGACCGAAGCCGAGCAATGGTCTAAAGTGCGCTTGGTGGAAGAAATCGCCGCCGAAGTATGGGGCGAAGATTAAGGTTAAACAATAAACAAGGCCGTCTGAAACATTGGGTTTCAGACGGCCTTGTTTGTATTTTCAGACGGCCTATCGAATCACGCTATTCCAATCTCGTTTAAAATATAGTGGATTCACTATAGTTGACTAAAATCTGATTATTCAAACATTCGTTCCACATCGCGCCGCATCCATAGCGGGCGGGAAGTGAAACATTGCCGCGGTGGTTTCGGCATTGAGAAAACGCGTCGGCACATCATGGCGTTGCGGAATCGGAAAATCATTGTCCGCCGCCGCCGACACAAAGCCCCATTCGCCAAAAGAAGGCACATACCGGCCCTTGAAGAAGCGGCGTATTGGGGGAGCGAAGCGGCAAAGAAGGTATTGGCTTAAAGATTGATGACAGTAAAAGGCCGTCTGAAAGATTTCGTCTTTCAGACGACCTGTGTTTTAACCGATATTATTTATCCACTTTAATCGTTTGCGGCTCGTAAATGGTTGATTCGTCGCCGTAATACAGCTTTCCGATTTTAATCGGAATACGGCCTTGCGATTTGCGGTGTTTGTTGGAATCGCGCAGGGAATAGGCGCAGCCGCAGTATTCTTGCTGGTAAAAGTTTTCGCGTTTGCTGATTTCAATCATGCGCGCGCTGCCGCCGCCTTTGCGCCAGTTGAAATCCCAATACGTCACGTCGCCAAACAAATCCGCCGCGCGATGGCCGCAACCGTTGATTTGTTTCATGTCTTTCCAGCGTGAAATGCCGAGTGAACTGGTGAACACGGGAAAACCATTGTCATGGGCATATTGCGCGGCTTTGACGAAACGCATATCGAAACACATGGTGCAGCGGATGCCGCGCTCCGGCTCGAATTCCATGCCTTTGGCCAGCTCGAACCATTCTTTGCGGTCGTTTTCATAGTCGTCGTCTTTATCGACAAACGGAATGCCGAATTTTTCCGCAAAGCGCAGGTTTTCTTCTTTGCGCAACATGTATTCTTTGTGCGGATGGATGTTGGGGTTGTAGAAATAAACGGTGTAATCGATACCGCTGGCAAGCATGGCTTCCATTACTTCGCCGGAACACGGTGCGCAGCAGGAATGCAGTAACACTTTTTTATGGCCGTCGGGCGGGGTGAGTACGGGGCGGTCGATGTCGGTGACGATTAATTTTTCGTTTTGGCTCATGGTTTGATTCTGTGTGGTGGAATTTTCAGACGGCCTGATAAATGAATAGGCCGTCTGAAAGAATAAATAGGCTGCCATTTTAGCAAATTATGCGTTCAACTGAAAGGCTGATAGAACATGAAAGCCGCCTGAAGCCTTTGTTTTTACAATCATTCAGACGGCCTTAACATTTAGCTTATGGTTGCGGCGGCAATTCGAAATCATCGAAATCCGTGGTGTTCACATTGTTGAGTTTTTCAATCGAAAACGGATTTTCCATCGGTTTCATTTCCAGATTTTCTTCCATCGCCGGCTCCGTTTGGGTAAACAAGGCTTCGGCATTCGGCCGGGTGGATAATTCTTTGAGCAAGCCCTGATATTCTTTGGAATGCTTCATTAATTCAGCGGCAGCAGTGCGTAAGTTATCGACATCTTCACCCGGCAGGTAGAAGCTGGTCGGAATATTCAACACGGTGTCGCGCAGTGGTGATTCAGGCAAATCGCGCAGGCTTAGGCTGACAAAGGTAAGCGAAATCGGATTACCGTTAGCAGCTTTATATTTGGCTTCGTTCCAGCGGTCGGTAAAGGCGCGGAAGCGGCGCAGCGATTCTTGCGAATATTTGCCGATCGGAATGTCGATAATGGCGTTGACCACATCGCGCATGCCCGGCACGGCGGCGGTTTTGTCTAAATCGCTGTTGATTTGGTTTTGCGCGTTGACATTAATCACGACAATGCGCTTGATTTTATGCGTGTTCATTTGTTGCACCAGCATATTACCCGAATACACTTCAGTCATATCGAGCAGGCTGCGCATACCGAGATTGTCGGTCAGGCCGCCGTCGAGCAGGTGGATATAAGGTCGGGATTGACTGTTGCTGTATTGCGTGATGCTTTGGGCAACTTCTTTACGCGTGATGCTCTGCTGCGTGTCTTTGTCTTTCTGCATGGCCGTCTGAACACGTTTCGGCGGCGTATAGTCGCAATTGCCGCCATTATTATTGAGCGTAAGCGGTGCAAACACCACCGGCACGGCACTCGATGCAGCCACCGCGCGGGCAATGCTCAATTTGCTTAAATTCAGACACATCGGGTCGAAATATTCTTGGGTGAAATTAATGCGTTCGCCTATGCCCATATCCGTTGCGCTAATCATGGCAAACGGACCTTTGCGGCGTTTTTCTAAATCTTCAAACGTGGTTTTTCCGAATAAATAAGTTTCAAACTGCTCTTGCAACAAATCGCCGCGTCCGAATTCGGGTGAAGTCAAACGCGGGATATTGGTGGCTGAAAAGGCTTGCCTGATGATTTTACGTTGGAAATTTTGGCGCAGGAAACGCTTGTAAAAACTCGGAATGGTATCCGCACCATGCAGTGAGTAATAAGCGGCCAATACCGAGCCGCCGGACACACCCACTACTAAATCGACGTTTTCCAGCAAAGATTTTTTCTGACCGTTGATGCTGACTTGTTGCTGATGCAGTTGCTCTAATACGCCGTATCCCAAAGCGGCCGCACGTGTGCCGCCTCCTGAAAACATCAACACCATAAAAGTGTCGTCTTTATTTTCTTTATTGGCATTTTCAAAACGATAGCCTTTGTTCAAATCTACTTTGTCGATGGTTTCGAGCGGTTGGTATTTGACCAGCGAACAAGCAGAAAGCATGACGGCCAGCAAGGCGGTAAGAGTGAATTTGGCGTTTTTTTTCAACATGATGTTTAATCGGCAAATAAAGAAAAAAATGATGAATCTGTTTTCAGACGGCCTTGTTTATTCTAGCTGAATTATGTTTGAATAAATACACTATCGTATGTATCGAAGCATAAAAAAGCCCGACATTGTCGGGCCCTAAAATATGAGTGTTCGGCAAAGTTATGAAGCTTTATCGCCGATTTTACTTTCCTTACCGGAAATCAGGTTGATGATGTTGTTTTTATGGCGATACAACACCAATACCGCAATCACCGCCGTTGACCAGACCCAAGAAGGATAAGGCATAAAGAAATAGGCCGCAATCGGGCTGATTACCGTGGCTGCCAAAGCCGCCAGCGAAGAAACTTTAAAGCCGAAAGCCATCACCAACCACACAATGGCGCATACCAACGCAGTCGGCCAAGAAAGCGCCAATAATGCGCCCAAGGCAGTGGCCACACCTTTGCCGCCTTTGAAGCGGAAGAATATCGGCCACATATGCCCGGCCAATACGGCTACTGCACTCACGCCGATGGTGGCGGTGGTCATGTTGATTTCGGTTTCCAGCCACCGAACCAGCCACACGGCCGCAAAGCCTTTGAGCGCATCGCCCAGTAAGGTGAGTGCGGCTGCTTTTTTCCTGCCGCTGCGCAAAACATTGGTCGCGCCCGGATTGCCCGAGCCGTAAGTACGCGGGTCGTCCATGCCGTATGCTTTCGACACAATCACCGCAAAAGACAATGAACCGATTAAATAAGCTGAAGTAACCGCTAAAACATTGTACATTTTGTATGCTTTGCTTAGAATGAAAGCGGTATTCTATCCAAAAAACGGGACAATGCAAATGGATAAAATTTTTTTACGCGGTATGAAGGCCGATACGCTGATTGGTGTTTACGATTGGGAACGCGAACGCCTGCAAACGCTGGTGCTGGATTTAGACATCGGTGTGCCGGAAAAATCTGCACTGAGCGACGATATCGGCGATACGGTGCATTACGGCGAAGTGTATGAAGCCGTGCGCAACAGCTTGCGCGAACAGGATTTTTTGTTGCTGGAAGTATTGGCCGAGCATGTGGCCGAGCTGATTTTAGAAGATTTCAATGCGCTGTGGGTGCGCGTGAGAATTGTCAAACCGGGCATTCTGCCGGACGTGAAAGAAGTGGGCGTGGAAATCGAACGCAGCAAAAATTGATTTCAGACGGCCTGAGTATAAAGGCCGTCTGAAAGATTAGCTTGAGTGTTCAGACGGCCTGTTATCATTTATTAAAGAAAGCATATCATGGATTTAAAAGAAACCTGTATCAGCAGCGAACCGATTTACGAAGGTTCGTTTATTCGCATTAGCCGTGACCAAATCCGTTTGCCCAACGGTAAAAAAAGTCAGCGCATGGTGATTCGCCATCCCGGTGCCGCTTGTGTGTTGGCCGTGACCGACAACGACGAAGTGGTGCTGGTGCGTCAATGGCGCTATGCCGCTGACCAAGCCGTATTGGAATTACCGGCCGGTAAATTGGATGTGGACGGTGAAGATCCGGCCGAATGCGCCTTGCGTGAATTGGCCGAGGAAACCAACTACACCGCCGACGGCGTGAAGCTGCTGCACACTTTCTATACCGCAGTCGGCTTTTGCGATGAAAAAATGTATCTCTACCAAGCCGACGGCGTGCGCGTAGGCAGCACACTGAGTAACGATGAAGACGAAATCACCGAAACCGTATTGCTCAGCCGTGAAGAAGTAAAAGCCGCTTTGAAGAACGATGAAATCAAAGATGCTAAAACCTTAGTCGGTCTGCAATATTGGTTGATGAATAGTTAAATGATTTAATGAAAGTCAAAGGCCGTCTGAAAGATTATCTTTCAGACGGCCTGATTTGATTCATCACAAGCAGCAATTGCCAAAGCGCAATTTCTTGCTGAACACTAATTCATGCGTTTTTTGTTTGATGACTAAAATATTGGTGGCATCTTCCAAAGCGCGGATGCTGTGCGCTTCGTTCGGCTCAAGGCGCACTAATTGCAAGCCTTGCGTGTCGATCGTGCCTTCGGAAGTAGTGATTTGCGCGCGGCCGTTGAGTACCAGCAATAAAACAATCGCATCGGTTTCATAGGTTGGGATTTCATTGTTTTGCTGTAGTGAAAGCTGCACGATTTCTTGGTCGTTGTCGCCGGCAATCACGCCGCCGAGTAGGGCTTGGGGGGCAAGGGTGTATTGTTTCACGGTATTTTTCCTTAAGCGTAAAATTCAGCGGTTAGTATAATCTTTTATTTCATTTTGATATTAAGTATCAGAATGTATTTTGACATGAAACAAGGCTGAGACCTTTGTAACATCTCCGGCTTTGGCACATTTATCCGTTTACGCTGCCCGAAAGCTTGCCTGTCTTCATGATATGTCTTCGCTTTCTGTGCCGCTATGACTTTGAATTGTACTCAAATCTGAGGTTTTACAAAAGTCGCAGGTCGTCTGAAAAGTTTCAGACGACCTGCGGATTACTCAATTAAAGTTTGAACAGTTACAGCCCCATCGCATGTTTAATCAAACGGTTTTTGACAAATGGCGTGGCGTTGACCAAATCCAAACCGGTGTTGCGCAGCCAAGACAGGGCGGGCAGGGTGTCGTCGGCAAACAGGCGGAATAAGCCGTCGCAGCCGTATTGCATGGTGCGCACCGGTTCGAGGCGGTTTTGCGCAAAGCGTTTTAAAAATTGATACGCGCCGATGTCGGTCACGCCTTGGCTGAGTTTTTGTAATTCCAGTACATCACCGAACCCCAAATTTACGCCTTGTCCGGCCAAGGGGTGAATGGTGTGCGCGGCATCGCCAATCAGCAGCACGCGCGGTGCAAACGTGGTTTCAGGGCGGCGCAAAATCAGGTTGAACGAAAACGCGGGGGAGAGCGGTGAGAGTTTGCCCAATACGCCTTCGCCTTGCGCGGTCACGGCGGCAGCCAAATCTTCGGGGCTGAGTGTGGTGAGTTTTTCCGGTCCGGCTGTGCTCCACACCACGGAAATTTTATGGCCGGGAAGCGGCAGATAAGCCAGTACTTCGCCGTTTTTAAACCATTGAAACGCCGTGCCTTGATGGTCTTTTTCAGTGATAAAGTTGGCAACCACCCCGTAATGGCCGTAAGGATTCTCGCGTACCTTAATCCCTGCCTGCGCGCCCACCCAGGAATCGGCCCCGTCGGCACCGATGATGAGCTTGGCCTGCACCGTATCGCCGTTTTCCAAGCGTACGGAGGCCGTCTGAATATCGGTTTCCAGTTCGACTGCTTTTTGCGTGATGACCGGAATATCCAGCGCACGGATTTGCTGCCACAGTCCGGCCAAGAGCCAGCGGTTTTCAGCAATGGCGGTAAGGCGCGGCGCAAGAATATCGGCTGCTTTGAATTCGATACGCCCGCCGTTGTCACCGCGCACATCCATGGCCGTAACCGGCTGAATGCGGCTTTCAGACGGCCACGCATCCAGCGATTGCAGCAAAGCCTGATTAGCCGGGCTAATCGCAAAAATGCGCGCGTCCCAGCCGGTTTCCAAGCAGCTTAAATCGGTTTTGGCGGGGCGGATTTCCAGCAAAGCGACATCGCGGCCTTGGCGTTTGAGTGCCACAGCCGCCGCTGCGCCGACCAAGCCGCCGCCGATAATCAGAATCTCGAGTTCAATCATGACATGGTTTTCTAAAAAGAATATAGTGCAGATTATAGCTTTTTTCAGACGGCCTTACTAACAGGTAAGGCCGTCTGAAACATAGACAAATCCCAAACCGCGCATTTACAATCGCATTCATCATCACTCGGGGATTAGGGCATGAATATTTTGATTTGTAACGACGACGGTTATCTCGCACCGGGCATTGCGATTTTAGCAAGGGTAGCGGCAGAATTTGCCAACGTACGCGTGGTTGCACCCGAACGCGACCGCAGCGGCGTGAGCAATTCTTTAACACTCGACCGGCCTTTGCGCATCCGCCAAGCGGAAAACGGCTTTTATTATGTGAGCGGCACACCGACCGACTGCATTCATCTCGGATTGCACGCGCTGCCTGAATTTCAGCCCGGTTTGGTGCTTTCCGGCATCAACAACGGCGCCAATATGGGAGACGACACGCTGTATTCGGGCACGGTCGCCGCGGCAACGGAAGCCTATTTGATGGGCATTCCGGCGGTGGCGATTTCGTTAAACGATTTCAGCGGCCGCTATTGGGAAACCGCCGAAAAAGCGGCTTGGCTTCTGCTTGAGTATTTGCTGAAAAATCCACCGCAACGCCCCATGCTGTGGAACATCAATATCCCCGCCGTCGCACCGGAAGATATCCGGGGTATTAAAATCACGCGCTTGGGACGGCGCCACCACACGCAAAGTATCGTGCCGGCGGCTAATCCGCGCGGCGAGCCGGTGTATTGGATTGGCCCTGCCGGTGACATTTCCGACCGTGAAGAAGGCACGGATTTCGGCGAATGCGAAGCCGGTTTCATCACGGTGACGCCGTTGCAAATTGATTTGACTTCACATGAAGAGCTAAGCGGCGTGCGTGCATTTTGGCAAAATGCACCGCATAAACCGGCTTCAAAAGAAGCATGAAAAATCGGTTTACTTTTGCTAAAGTAAAAATTTTCAGACGGCCTCAAGCATAAATCCGCTTAAAAACAGAGAAATAGGTCGGATGAATGCAGCCGCTTTCATCAGATTAGTTTGTCATTTTACCTATACAACACTTGAGAATGGGGCGTATTTTGATTATGATATGCCCCAACAGAAATAGAAAACCCCAAAACGAAGGTCATTCATATGTTGAAAAAAACCGCATTCTATGCCGGCCCGGCCGCTTTGGCATTATTCTTAAGCGCATGTGCCAGCCAGCAACCTGCACCTGTTGTCGCCGGTACTTCTTCCACCGGCTCGATTTCAACAGCAACCAATCCATACGGCGCCAATCCATACGACCCGAATGCGGCTTCTACCGTGGCCACTGATGCGCCATACGTTCCACCTGCCGCGCCACCTGTTTCTACCCCTGTTTATACCGGTT is a window of Neisseria yangbaofengii DNA encoding:
- a CDS encoding FAD-dependent monooxygenase; the encoded protein is MIELEILIIGGGLVGAAAAVALKRQGRDVALLEIRPAKTDLSCLETGWDARIFAISPANQALLQSLDAWPSESRIQPVTAMDVRGDNGGRIEFKAADILAPRLTAIAENRWLLAGLWQQIRALDIPVITQKAVELETDIQTASVRLENGDTVQAKLIIGADGADSWVGAQAGIKVRENPYGHYGVVANFITEKDHQGTAFQWFKNGEVLAYLPLPGHKISVVWSTAGPEKLTTLSPEDLAAAVTAQGEGVLGKLSPLSPAFSFNLILRRPETTFAPRVLLIGDAAHTIHPLAGQGVNLGFGDVLELQKLSQGVTDIGAYQFLKRFAQNRLEPVRTMQYGCDGLFRLFADDTLPALSWLRNTGLDLVNATPFVKNRLIKHAMGL
- the surE gene encoding 5'/3'-nucleotidase SurE, producing the protein MNILICNDDGYLAPGIAILARVAAEFANVRVVAPERDRSGVSNSLTLDRPLRIRQAENGFYYVSGTPTDCIHLGLHALPEFQPGLVLSGINNGANMGDDTLYSGTVAAATEAYLMGIPAVAISLNDFSGRYWETAEKAAWLLLEYLLKNPPQRPMLWNINIPAVAPEDIRGIKITRLGRRHHTQSIVPAANPRGEPVYWIGPAGDISDREEGTDFGECEAGFITVTPLQIDLTSHEELSGVRAFWQNAPHKPASKEA